Sequence from the Pedobacter sp. D749 genome:
AATAAAGGCAATAAAATATAATGGGGCTGCAAATAATAACATTTCAGTATGATTAACAATCAAATATAAATAAAACTTATCACATCTACGCAGGTCAATAGAGTGACTATCCTAGCGCAAGTCTTAGCACCCGAGGCCCGTGCAAAGAACTGAATGTGCTTTAAAATAATCTCTAAGGCAAAAATCTACCTATCCAAATTCTGCAAAGCACAAGTCAACCCAATCCTACTATCCTACCCGTGAAGACTTACGCTAGAATTGGGAATGACGTAAGTTAAAGTGATACTAATATGATTACTATCCAGACTACACTAAAAACACTTCCAAAGTAGACCATTGGCATATTCTGTTTCAAGTTTTTCTTTACGAATGCAGAATAAATAATCCATCCAATAAAGGCAATAAAATATAATGGGGCTGCAAATAATAACATTTCAGTATGATTAACAATCAAATATAAATAAAACTTATCACATCTACGCAGGTCAATAGAGTGACTATCCTAGCGCAAGTCTTAGCGCAGGAGGCCCGTGCAAAGAACTGACTTGTGCTTTAAAATAATCTCTAAGGTAAAAATCTATCTATCAAAATTCTGGAAAGCAAAAGTTAACCCAATCCTACTATCCTACCCGCTAAGACTCGCGCTAGAATGGTTATAATTTAAAAAAGTTTTTTATATTGCTTTGGATCATTTCAATAAATGGTTTCGACAAGAAAAAGCTAACTATTTCCCAAATCAATAGTAATCCTCCAACTATAGCAGCCCAAATTGTAGCTCTTCTAACTCTAGTTTCATTATTTTCAACTCGCGTTGCTAGTAATTCTTTTGATTTTTCTTTTGAAACGTAACCACCCGATTCAAGTAATAAAGAACCTTCTAAGGTGATAAAATATTTTTTGCTATCATGTTGTGATATATAACCATCTTTAACCAATTTATCTAAGAACGGATCTAATGGAAAATCAACATTCAAACCTACCCAATAGATTGTTATTTCAGTTATAGATAAGTTACCTCCATTAAAATGAGTTAGTATATCATCTAATATTTTGAAATATTTATACTCACGCATTGCATTTTGGGATTTAAAGTTTGTTGTCTCGGTTAAATTTTTCTTTCTAAGTTAACAAAATTAACCAGGAGACTGCTTAGAATTCCTTATAATCAAAAATAGATTATGTAATAATTTACCACCATTTCCTTTTTTTTAATTAGGCAAAACTTTTTCCCAAGTGGGTATAGCTATCTAATTTAACTTGTTCAAAAAGATTGCTTCACTCCACTTCAAACCCATACCCTTCGGTTCGCAATGACGATTGGCCGACGAAGAACTATAAAACAGACTTATATGTACTGGGCTGTCTCTCAACAGCCCAGTAATATTTTAATCCCTATACCCATCCCTAAAACTATAATGCGTTTGTGCATTACAGATTACATAATCAATAATTTCGATGTTTAGCTTTGCACAGGTATTAAAACAGGTGCTTACAAAAAGTTCATCAAGTGGGTTAACCTTAATGTTTTTAACATCGCAATAGTTTAACACCAGTACACCATAAGCATTGCAGGCAACAGCCAAGCCTGCCAGTTGCTGTATGCAGTTAATCGGTTTTGCCTGCCGCTTTAGTTTGTACCAGCAAAAAACCTCGTGGTTTTGGTTTACAAACAGCACATACCAATCGCAGGCCTTACCGGATGATGGTTTGCCGCGGAGCTGTTTTAAAAATTGAGTTGAATTTTGGGCCAGGTTTACATTTACCGGCCTTTTGAGTGTGTGATAACCGAACTTAAGTTCAGCTAAAGCAATTTCATTTTTTGTTAGTTGCATTTTAAAAAAATTAAATACATGCCTAACTGTGTTCGCGACATAAATATAGCAAAATATTATTAGTTGGAGAAATAAATTGAAGGTGATGATAAAGATTTTGATTTTGAAAAATGAACCCAGACTTCCGACCTCGGTCACCAGCCTCCCGACCAAAAAGATTGCTTCACGCCACCATAACAACCCTTCCCTTCAATTCGCAATGACGAAGCGGGTCAGTTAATTACCAATAACCAAACTTTAATGATCAAACAGCGACCGCATATCACGATAATGCACCAAACCTCGGTCCTTGGTCTTGCCGACTAATTTAACCATTATCAAAACAATTGCCTTTTAAAAAGAATTATATAAGTACACCTATAACAATTTGATATGAAAACGAAAATAATAATCTTAATGGCCGCCTTTGGCCTGGCATTGTCAGCCTGTAGCGGTAAAAAGGCTGATCAGGAAAATGCTGATAGTACGTATAAATACTCGGATACGAGCAAAGTGATTGATAGTACAAAGACCGATTCTACAGCAGATTCGACTACGAATGCCCCGGCAGATGTAAAAAATTAAAGAAAATGAACAAACGACTAGCGCTCATACTGCAAAAGTATGGGCGTTTTTTTTTTATGAATAATGGTGACCCCTCAGGGGTTCGAACCCTGGACCCACAGATTAAGAGTCTTCTAGCCCAATCGTCCTATAATAAGGTAAAATATACTTTTCTGATTTACACCAACTATTTTTGAAATCGCAAAATTGTTCTCCGTTACGTATTTGTTACGGTTTTCCCGAGCAATTGGAATAGCATTTACGTCAGTGTGGGGAGGCTGAAAACCTATAGGAATGAAATTAGCCAGAACCAACTTGTAAAATTCTTGTAATAGGAGTTGTACCTTGTTCAGGAGAGAACTGCAGATTCGGCAAAAGGAGTGTCGCCATAAAGATGGATTCTATCCTTAAAGGAAGGATAGAATCCTAATAATAACTCAATTGATTAACCAATTTAGATGGCCACTATGAATTGAAATGTAGGCGTTACATTCGTAGAAATATACATTATGCACAGAATGGAATGATTTGGAATTTGCCCAACAACGTGCCATTGCCGAGAAGGTAATAGAATTTATCACCTTAGGCCCGTTACTTAGATATCCCCTTTCCAATCCTCGCGGGCCTCTACAAACCAGCCGACGTAACCTCATAAATACCTTGCCTGAGCCTTAAAACACTAGAGATCTCAGATAATATTGTTCATTCGGGGTCATAGGAATTCGACTTAGTGAAGCCGAAATTTCAATGCACAATAAGCACAATGCTAATATAAAATCAATGTATAACCAAGCGCTGTTGAGAATCATTTTAAATTGAGAATTTTTACAACATTATGTTGTAAATTTTATAAATTAGATTATAAAAAATTAAGGCGGTTTCCGAAAAGCCTGAAATGAGTAGGAAATAATTTATTTTCATTAAAATGAAAGAGCAAAATTCTTTAACTGAAATCGGTTCGCAAACTATTTCTGGCGGCTATGTAAGTGTCGTGGCCTATGGACAAGTGGCCTTTACTCCTGAAGAAGATGATGTTGCAAATAAATCGCAATGTAACAGCTTAGGGTGTCAGCAATATCCTTGTATATGGGATTAACCCATTCTAATTGGATAAGTAAACCTTTAAAAAAGGCGGTATTAATAGTAGTCTAAAAGCAGAATTATGAAATATAGTCAATTCAATTCAGTTATTAGTTATCAAAACAACTTTTTGTTATACAACTCTTTTACAAATAGTTATCTCGTTATACAGCCTTTTTTAAAGGATCTTTTAGAAGCGTCCAGGTATCACAATGAAATCGATGATTTAGCCAATGTACATCCGTTGTTTTATAACGATTTGATAAAGAATGGTTTTTTCGTTGAAAATTCCGAAGATGAGGTTCAAAAAGTTAGAAGTAAAGTTGAAGTGATTGATAACACTGATCAAGAATATACTTTGACAATCAATCCAACAATGAACTGTAATTTCAAATGCTGGTATTGCTACGAAACCCATATTAAAAAATCAAACATGGAAGAGGCTAATGTTGCCAAAACTAAAGCCCTTATTTCAAACATTCTTTCCGCAGAAAACCTAAAGCTTTTCAAACTCCAGTTTTTTGGTGGTGAGCCTTTATTAAATTATCAAGATGCGGTTAAACCAATTCTTAGTTATTGTTTAGAAAAGGCTAAGGAAAAAGATATAAACTTACTTGTATCTATAACAACAAATGGTTACTTAATCAATGAGAGTATGTTACCATTATTTCATGCAGTTGGTCCAAACAATATTATTTTTCAAATTACTTTGGATGGTTCAGAGGATGACCATGATAGTGTTCGGTTTGTCTCCAAAACAAAAGGATCTTATAAAGAAATTCTTGATAGAATTAGATTACTTCTCAAGTCTGGATTACTTGTTAGAGCACGTATCAATTATACAATAAAAAATATCCAGAAATGTGTTAATATTATTGAAGATTTTAAAGCACTAACACACGAAGAAAAGAGCCGTCTAATTTTTTCATTTCACCGGGTTTGGCAAGATTCTCAAGCCAAAGATTATGCTAATGTCATAGAACCGACTATCAAATATTTCAAGAATCAAGGTTTTAACGTAAAAACGGAGTACTCATTAGATAGCGTTAATAACTCATGCTATGGGGATAAGTTGAATAGTGCTGTCGTCAACTTTAATGGTGACGTTTATAAATGTACAGCCCGAGATTTTACATCAGATTCAAAAAATGGTGTACTATCAGATAATGGCAGCATTGATTGGAATCAAGAAATGCTTATTAATAGAATGAATGTTAAGTTTAAGAATAAACCTTGCCTAAGCTGCAAGATTTTGCCTATCTGTAATGGCGGTTGTTCTCAGCATGCTTACGAAAATCTAAATGGTCCAGGCTATTGCGTTTATAATTTCGACGAAAATAAAAAAGATAGATTAATAATTTCCCGATTTGAGGAAATATTGCATGACCATAACATTCCATATGACTTGAACGGACTTATAGAAAATTTTGACTAATCACAGAGATGACAATATTATGAAAAAAATTTAAATATAAAATTTATGGTTTAATTCCACTTGAAATTGTTTTTTTAAAAAAATTTGGGCAATGTCATATATGATTTTTACTGCAAGTAAACTAGATAGCTATTCAACCCTATAGCAAAATTGACATTTGTTTGCATTTATTTTTACGCCTTGAAACCGCACGAATCTATAAATCGTTGTAACGCGCCTGGTGAAACCAAAGGATTACCAATCAGGTTTTGCTGGTGTTTCTTTACCCGCCTGGTCCGGTGCAGTAATATGTCCGGCTATAGAGTTGGGATCATTCTTTCTCTTAACTTCCTGATTGTCTTCCCCTTTCTATCACAAGTTTTAGCGGCTCTAGGCTTAGCCATGGTATGACTTGTACTTTCGTTAAATTATTAAATCATTTCTTTATTAAAAAGCTTGATGAGTTAAAAACGGAGCAAGACCTAATCCACCCAAGGATCACAGCCTACGTGCTCCAAAAAACCTTTCAACTCCATGCTAATCCGCTTCTAATTCTCATTTAGAACTCCAGGCTTCTGACTAATTCACAAAATAGATTGCTTCACACTCCCCACAAACCATCTCTTCGGTTCGCAATGGCGATTAATATGTTTATTCATCATAACTATGCACCCATCATCTCAAATCTGCGGAAAAATATTAAGAAAGGATTCTCCCGCTGATCTCTCAGATATTCGCTGATTTTCCCTTATAAAATTGTCAGTCTGAGCGGAGTCGAAGACTAGCCAACGATGTGCCCGCTGAGCCTTTTCTCTTTGTGTAATTGCGGGTAAAAACGCGCCTATTCCGATAATTTCTTTTTAATACTTTCCGTCAGTTTTTTCACTTTCATATAACCTGCCAAAGAACTATTTCTTTTACCGAAATTGATCTCCAGCCAGCCTTTTTTGGCTTTAAGGTTAAACTTATCGCTGCCATTTAAGTTCACGAACATGTCGATATGCTGATCCAACGGAAGTTCATTGTTTAAAGCACTATCAAGATATTTCTCCAGTTTAGCGGTTTTGTTTTCATCATACTTTGCTTCAAATTTAAAGTCGGTATTGTTATCCATCGTACTTAGCGATAAATTCCCCTCACCATTGTGGCAGCCATATATTAAAGTGGCAAGTAAAATTGCGATACTGTAAAAGATATTTTTCATGTTTTTTGGACAATTTTTGTTTTCATCTCCCTGCCCCCTTCAAAGGGAGTCTGGGATTCTCAACCAGATTTTGCGACTCCAAACTTAGACTTCATTCTCTACCCTTCAAAGGGAACTGGGTTTTCGCCCAGACTTCCGACCTCGGACTCCGGACTAAAGACTCATGACTCCAAACGCCCAACTCAAAACTCCCCTACCCTCCTGCTCTATTCTTAACATCATCCGCCGCCGTTTTCCGGTCATGGTTTGATTTTAGATTTTGATTACCAAAACTATAACTGATATTGAAAGATACCCTTCTGCTAATGTAATTGTTCTGCACCCTTAAATTCACATTCTGATAATCGAGCGTTCCTTTCCAGTAGTTGGTTTGAAAAATATCATCAACATTTAACTTAAGTTTTAAAGCTTTGCTTAAGAAACTTTTCTGCACACCTATATTTAAGGCATACTGATAAATAGTGGTCCGTTCCAAGCCTCTAACTTTTGGTGAGTTTAACCAAAAATTAGTTTCTAATGCCCAGCTATCGCCTAAAATAATCGAATTTACAGTATTAAAATTGTAGAATACTTTACTTAAAACAAAAGGGGCGCCTTCTAAATTATCATCATTAAATTTATTATAAGAAACCCTAAAATTGTTTTGCAAATTCCACCATTTGGCAATATTTACCGGAACAGATAAACCAGCTGAATAGTATTGTCCGCTGCCAATATTCCCTTGCCCTACAGTAACTATCCTGGTGCTATCGTTTTGTGCAGTTTTACTATCTAAAATTAAATCTTTTGTTTTAGCATAACTCAAAGAAAAAAATAATCCACTTTTATAATTATAACTCACTTCGAAATTATTGGTAAACTGAGGCTTCAAATATGGATTGCCCTGTTGTATGGTGTAAGGGTCCATATAAAAATTAAATGGATTTAACTGTTGGTAATTTGGCCTATCTATCCGTCGGCCATAGGTGTAATGTAGATTACTACTTTCAGAAATTTTCTGATTAACAAAAATCGTTGGGAATAATGATAAATAATCTTGCTTTACTGAGGTATTATTGGTTACCGATGTACCGGTAGATTGCGTATACTCTGCCCGTAAACCCGCCTGAATTTGCCACTTACCTAAATCCTTAGATAAATTTGCATAAGCAGCATTTACGTTTTCTTTATAAATAAAGTTGTTGCTTTGCCCTACAACATTTTGCCATTCATTATTTAGAAATGCCGACGACAGAAAATCGTTATTGGTTTTAACATAGGCACTTTTTAAACCGGTTTCTATTTTTGTAGTTTTTGACAGCGGCCAGGTAAAATCTGTTTTTGCCGCATAAATATCAATCGCTGTTTTACTATCATTTTTAATGATGGTATTATTGTACACCACCCCTTTTTCGTCGTAAAAATTGGTGTTAAAATTTTCCAGACCTGAGTAATCAAAGCCCGAGTAATCGGCATCAAAATTTAAGCTGGCACCTTCCTTTTTAAAATCATGTCTGATATTAAAATTTGCACTATAATTTTTGTTTGGGGTGTTCGCATCAGAATTTTGGATTAACGAATTATTGCCCGCAACCCCATTCCTGATTTCGTTTATAAAGGTTTGAGCGAAATTATCCAGTTTACGTGTATTCGTACTGCCATCAAACATTATACCGATGGTTGTTTTTTCGCCTGCGTAATAATCAGCCCCCAGTTTTGCCGCCAACCGTGATCCTGTATATATTTTCTGAAAATCCTGGTTAAACATACTCTGTAAACCATTTGCATTGGTGCTCCGCTCTAAAAATAAATTCGAAAAATTATTATTTTTTGAAGCATTTGCATTGGTGAAAAAATTCCACTTTTCTACACGGTGATTTAAATTAAAGTTAAGTTCCGATCCGTAAATATTGGTGGGTAAGTTAGCCCTTATTGCATTGCGATAGGTTGATGAGACACTCCCGTTTGTACCAAATGCTTTATTCTTTTTTAGTTTAATGTTAATGATACCAGCATTGCCGGCAGCATCGTATTTAGCCGATGGGTTCGTAATAATTTCGATGGTAGCAATCTGGCTGCTGCTTAAGCCATTTAGATAAACCGTTAAATCAGCACTCGATAAAAAGTTGTTCTTTCCATCAATCATCACCATTACACCCGATTTATTGTTTAATAAAATCTGATCATTTTGCCTGTCTAACTGTACGCCAGGTGCCTTTTCTAAAATTTCGAGTGCCGTACCGCCTGTCGCAACAATACTGTTCTCTACATTCAGCACCATTTTATCAATCTGATGTTCAATAAAAGGCTTTTTGCCTTGAACGCTCACCTCTTTTAATTGTTTGGTTAAACTTTCAATGCTGATAACAGGTAATTTTAAATCTCCGTTAAGCGAAAAACGATCAGTCTTTTTACTTTTAAAACCAACTATCGAAATCGAAAGGACATAATCGCCACTTTTTAACTGGTCGATATTAAACTCACCATCTATATTGGTTGATACACTTTTCACAACCGTGGTATCCGGATAATTCAACACCCTTACAATCGCAAACGACACCGGAACAGTCTTTTCATCGACGATTTTCCCCGTCAGTGTGTTTAATTTTTGGGCAAAAGAAGCCCCACACACCATCAGGCATGCAATTAGCGTAAATAATGTTTTCATGGTTTCTGCTTTTTAGGTTATGCTTTTTATATCGGTCGCGCCTAATCGTCATTGCGAGGCACGAAGCAATCTTAATGCTGTAGCTAGGATTTTATTTATTGAATTGTTATCCACCCATCGTAGTAGGATTGCTTCGTACCTCGCAATGACGACCTACTTATGTTTTGTTAAGGATTAGCACTATTCTTCAGGCGCTATCCCCAACTCTTCTTTAACTTCCTTAACCCGGTTTGATACAGAATCCTGATACAGGGTATCATTAGGTTTATCTTTTTGCAAGTGGTCTAAATCACGTAACTCCTGCTCTAACTTTTCCTTTTTTAACGCCTCTTCTTTTAATTGCGCAACGCATTTCAATCCATCATCTGTCATGATCCAAACACTATAATCATTGTGGTCATTTTCTCTGTTGTTGCAATCCCATGTCCAGTAATTATTAACGTAACGGTAAGCATCCTGCTTTAAAATCAATCTGGTTCCCACCGGAATTTCAAGATTTAACCTTACTTCCTGGTTTCTCCAGATGGTTCCCTTTCTCAATTGAAACCGCGGACTAAAAATCAGTTCAGAATCTTTCACTATATAATTGTAGCTAATGTTCTGCGCATTCTGCAAGGCACCTTGAAAAGTTTTACCCTGCGATTCGTACTTCTGTGTTAAACGGGTAACACCAGTTTCACTTTTGTTAATATCAATGCGGATATGGTTTGGTGAAACAAATGGTCCATCTTCAAAATCATCAACTACAATCTGGTGGCGGTTGTTCGCATCAATGTGGTAAGCAACACTATCTTCTTTACTGAAATATTTACTTTTATCGATATTGATGGTATATACCGGATAAGCTTTCAGGTCGGTTGTTTGTGTTAACTCTGCATGTTGCTTAAATTCTGATGAAATCTTAGCAGCCTGATAACCTGTTATAGCCACACCAGCCAACCAGATAATTAACAAAGCGAAAGAAAGTGTTTTATTAATGGCCTGTTTGTTAAAAGCTACCCTGATGGAGAATAATACCAGAGCCAAAACCGGTACAAAGCAAACAATAAATGCACCAAATAAAATTGCCCCCCTATTGCCTTCATTTATAATAGAGAAGGGGAAATATTCGTAAATACTCGCATCCCAAAATCCCTGAAAAGCAGCTGTACCGATAATTAAAGTAAGCAAAAAGAGTACGCCAAAAACAATAATGAAGCCTGCAATTACTTTAAAAATAACCTTACCGGTGCCCGAAATAAAACGACCCAGCCATTCAACAAACTCACCAATAAAAATCCCCAGGCGGGCAAATATTGGTTGGGCATGTTTGTTTACCTCTCCTAAACGTTCTTTAACCGCTTGCAATTCTTCATCCAGGTTCTTTTGAAATCCCTGAAGATTTGCAGGCTCACCTTTCATCTCCATGCGTTCAATCCGGGATTTTGCTTTCGGCATGATGATCCAGAGTATGGCATATACCAATATTCCAAATCCACCTGCAAAACTGATCAGTAACGTTGCCAGCCTGATCCATTTAGGGTCTGCATTTACAAAGTGTGCAATACCGGCGCAAACACCTGCAATCACGCGGTCGTCCATATCGCGGTATAATTTTTTCTCTACATACTGGTGTTGGTAAGTACTGTTAATTACAGGTTCTTCCTCACCTTCCTCTACCGTATCAAAATCCTGTACCCTGCCCATTTGCGCAATCACAGCGTTTACATTGGTCGAATCTACCACCTGTTTTTTCTGCTCTTCCAATTGTTCAGTTAGCAGCTCGGCAATCCGGTTTTCAATATCCGTTACAATTTCAAGGTCATCTGCATGGTTGGCAAAATAGTGTTTTACTTCGTTCAGGTAGGCCTTTAAGCGTTCGTAGGCACTTTCTTCAATGTGAATAATTGTGTTTCCTATATTAATGATGATGGTCTTTTCCATTTCCTTTTTTACTAATTATGAATTGGCTCCTTTTTGTGAAATACCTACAGCATAAGCCAGCTCCTGCCAGGTTTGATCTAATTGTGATAAAATGCCCCTACCATCTTCGGTTAAGGTATAATATTTACGCGGTGGGCCTGAGGTAGATTCTACCCAGTTGTAGCTTAACAAACCGTTGTTTTTAAGCCTGGTTAATAATGGGTATAATGTACCCTCAACCACCAATAGCTTTGCCGTCCTCAATTCGGCAATAATATCCGAAGCATATATTTCGCCCCGGGAGATGATTGATAAAACACAGTATTCCAGAATTCCCTTCCGCATTTGCGTTTGCGTATTTTCTGCTATCATATAACAAAGATATATGTTTTATATACTACTATGCAATACATAGTACTAAAATAAACTAAAGTAAATCAGTAAAACATTGATTATCAATAATATAATTTTAAATAAAATTTTGTTTTTCGGAAATAATTCTGTAAAAGCTGAAAATTTTTGATGTTTTTTAGAAAAGCAAGGTTCTGTAATGCTTCGGTTTTTGCCGTCCTGCTATCACCTATAGTCCCGATTTCGACTGTGCTAAATTTACGAAGTTTGCCCTGCCCATGCCTGTAAACTTCGCAAACTGGCCTGCCTTAAAATCGGGAGCTATTTGGCTCTATCAGGTTTATTGGGGAGGGGTTGGTAGTCTGAGCGCTCAGACTTA
This genomic interval carries:
- a CDS encoding winged helix-turn-helix domain-containing protein, which translates into the protein MREYKYFKILDDILTHFNGGNLSITEITIYWVGLNVDFPLDPFLDKLVKDGYISQHDSKKYFITLEGSLLLESGGYVSKEKSKELLATRVENNETRVRRATIWAAIVGGLLLIWEIVSFFLSKPFIEMIQSNIKNFFKL
- a CDS encoding radical SAM/SPASM domain-containing protein, producing the protein MKYSQFNSVISYQNNFLLYNSFTNSYLVIQPFLKDLLEASRYHNEIDDLANVHPLFYNDLIKNGFFVENSEDEVQKVRSKVEVIDNTDQEYTLTINPTMNCNFKCWYCYETHIKKSNMEEANVAKTKALISNILSAENLKLFKLQFFGGEPLLNYQDAVKPILSYCLEKAKEKDINLLVSITTNGYLINESMLPLFHAVGPNNIIFQITLDGSEDDHDSVRFVSKTKGSYKEILDRIRLLLKSGLLVRARINYTIKNIQKCVNIIEDFKALTHEEKSRLIFSFHRVWQDSQAKDYANVIEPTIKYFKNQGFNVKTEYSLDSVNNSCYGDKLNSAVVNFNGDVYKCTARDFTSDSKNGVLSDNGSIDWNQEMLINRMNVKFKNKPCLSCKILPICNGGCSQHAYENLNGPGYCVYNFDENKKDRLIISRFEEILHDHNIPYDLNGLIENFD
- a CDS encoding outer membrane beta-barrel family protein, encoding MKTLFTLIACLMVCGASFAQKLNTLTGKIVDEKTVPVSFAIVRVLNYPDTTVVKSVSTNIDGEFNIDQLKSGDYVLSISIVGFKSKKTDRFSLNGDLKLPVISIESLTKQLKEVSVQGKKPFIEHQIDKMVLNVENSIVATGGTALEILEKAPGVQLDRQNDQILLNNKSGVMVMIDGKNNFLSSADLTVYLNGLSSSQIATIEIITNPSAKYDAAGNAGIINIKLKKNKAFGTNGSVSSTYRNAIRANLPTNIYGSELNFNLNHRVEKWNFFTNANASKNNNFSNLFLERSTNANGLQSMFNQDFQKIYTGSRLAAKLGADYYAGEKTTIGIMFDGSTNTRKLDNFAQTFINEIRNGVAGNNSLIQNSDANTPNKNYSANFNIRHDFKKEGASLNFDADYSGFDYSGLENFNTNFYDEKGVVYNNTIIKNDSKTAIDIYAAKTDFTWPLSKTTKIETGLKSAYVKTNNDFLSSAFLNNEWQNVVGQSNNFIYKENVNAAYANLSKDLGKWQIQAGLRAEYTQSTGTSVTNNTSVKQDYLSLFPTIFVNQKISESSNLHYTYGRRIDRPNYQQLNPFNFYMDPYTIQQGNPYLKPQFTNNFEVSYNYKSGLFFSLSYAKTKDLILDSKTAQNDSTRIVTVGQGNIGSGQYYSAGLSVPVNIAKWWNLQNNFRVSYNKFNDDNLEGAPFVLSKVFYNFNTVNSIILGDSWALETNFWLNSPKVRGLERTTIYQYALNIGVQKSFLSKALKLKLNVDDIFQTNYWKGTLDYQNVNLRVQNNYISRRVSFNISYSFGNQNLKSNHDRKTAADDVKNRAGG
- a CDS encoding PspC domain-containing protein: MEKTIIINIGNTIIHIEESAYERLKAYLNEVKHYFANHADDLEIVTDIENRIAELLTEQLEEQKKQVVDSTNVNAVIAQMGRVQDFDTVEEGEEEPVINSTYQHQYVEKKLYRDMDDRVIAGVCAGIAHFVNADPKWIRLATLLISFAGGFGILVYAILWIIMPKAKSRIERMEMKGEPANLQGFQKNLDEELQAVKERLGEVNKHAQPIFARLGIFIGEFVEWLGRFISGTGKVIFKVIAGFIIVFGVLFLLTLIIGTAAFQGFWDASIYEYFPFSIINEGNRGAILFGAFIVCFVPVLALVLFSIRVAFNKQAINKTLSFALLIIWLAGVAITGYQAAKISSEFKQHAELTQTTDLKAYPVYTINIDKSKYFSKEDSVAYHIDANNRHQIVVDDFEDGPFVSPNHIRIDINKSETGVTRLTQKYESQGKTFQGALQNAQNISYNYIVKDSELIFSPRFQLRKGTIWRNQEVRLNLEIPVGTRLILKQDAYRYVNNYWTWDCNNRENDHNDYSVWIMTDDGLKCVAQLKEEALKKEKLEQELRDLDHLQKDKPNDTLYQDSVSNRVKEVKEELGIAPEE
- a CDS encoding PadR family transcriptional regulator, with product MIAENTQTQMRKGILEYCVLSIISRGEIYASDIIAELRTAKLLVVEGTLYPLLTRLKNNGLLSYNWVESTSGPPRKYYTLTEDGRGILSQLDQTWQELAYAVGISQKGANS